The stretch of DNA GCACGATACATATAGCCTTCAACGTTAGCCCTCCAATTAGTAtcgacacgttatttgggacgtggctaacCGGAGTGGAATCAAATACTGCATGACATATTGGGATAGGGATATGCGCACTactttgggctatatggaactgcagaaatgatatcATCTTTAATAGGAAAAATTTCATCAACTTTTTGCAGGTTATATATAGAGCCACTGCatggatccgtatgtggtcgttactcactcatgCGGACTCGAGGGAGCTTTTGCCTATTGGGTGCAACCGATGGGAGACGGTACCATGGGTTAtctacaaccggtttggatggcgatccaataataggataggtgtttagtCATCTGGGCCTATTTTTCGCCGGTTGTGGCAGTttttgttttatctttgttcgtttTATGCTCCTTCTGTGAGCCTTTACTCAACTTAAGACCTTGTTTTGGATCTTCAGTtaaataaaatggctgcatgcattattctgatgcagaggccgggggatgtcctccttttcgaaaagaaaaaataataataatccattGCCAATTACACTTTATTTAActtgtacttcctccgtcccaaaataagtgtctcaactttgtactagctctagtacaaatttgtactaagctgaagacacttattttgggacggagggagtatgttgtaaCTATGTTAGATATCTCATTCAATGTTGCATTAGCTAATTGTGATTTTTCAGTATATATTGTCATTAGTACATATAATAATGATTAATGAGGAAAATTAGCAAGTATAAGGAGGCATCAGTGGGCACTGATGGATTTACCCTACTGCTCTGATATTAAACGTCACTGTGTGATGAAACCCACAGGATTTAAAGACATTAGAGCTATATGGACACTTAATTAAGCTACCTTTAAAGCCATGAAAGCATCCTCCATGGCACGTCGTCGAACAACCATGTCAGCTCGTCGCAGATCTGCCTGGGTTTGCAAATAGCTGTTGTATTAGATCAGCATGAAACCATGGATTAAACAGTAACATACTAATAGCATATTAGCATGGTTATTAAGCAATTTAAACGGGTACTACAATGACATAGATATGGGTGCAGCTTTATCGACAGTATGAATGAGAAATGTATGTTACTTAAGTCTATTAACTACTTCCTACAAAATGAGTGAAGAAAGAATTTGTACAGACCTACCTCCAAAGCACCATCACTCCAATGTTGATCTGCTGCTTTCTTCAAGTCTGAATGAGCTCGCTCCTTCAATATCTGATTATGTACAGAGGTCAAATTAACATATTAGAAGTATAACGAAACCAATATAATACATAGATGGCATATGAAACATTCCATACGAACAGATCTAGTACATACTCTAGCAAAATTGGTTAGGTGGGCTGCCCGTTCCTTCACACTGTTATCAATCTTTCGGGTGTCCTTCCTTGCACGAGCTTTCAGGCAATCTTACATTTAGATGAGGAATTAAATCTTATGGAAGGAAAAACTTATAGCTTGTTATGTGAAAGAGCATGTACCATCAAGCTTGAGAAACCCCAACCCTAATACAGCAACATCCTTAGATGCACGTTTGTTCAACCTTGTGATGCCACTAAGAGTAAAAGGATTTCAGATATCAAAATTCAGAATAGCAATACAAATAAATACATTGTTTCTACCAAGGAAAACAATTACATGAGGGAATATCAATGATGCACAGGGAACAAGAGTACCGTGAAAGCAAAAGAATATCACTCTGAGCTCTTTCATTCACAAACTTTGCATCATTGTAGACAAATTGGCACGCTTTAGACAGCCCTTGAGTAGAATATAGTGTTTTTTCCTGAGCTGCAACTTGACTATCTGAAAAATGTGACATTCCTCTTGTTTGCTCATCAAAATCCCTGCAACAGAAGATTAAGAATATGGAACTAAAAATGACGAACTATATCTGCTTAATGACCATGTGCAGTTTACCTTATATGATTTTAGAATTCTGGTACAGAACTTCAGTTTATGTTGGAAGAAACTAGACATTTCTGAAAATCATGAAAACTACTATATAAAACTAGAGGAAGTCTTCTTTGACACTGAAATTGTTTCTTAGTCTTCAGCTGACTGAGTGTAATATTACAAGTCAAAAAAATAGGACGAAGCATTATGATAGCAGGCGTTAGCTTTACGATAATATGTATTGCATGAGTTCAGTGTAACGAAACAAAATACAGACAAAGTACTCAATATTATCTTTATTTTTCATGCTAACAAAGGTACATGGATTCTGACAGATTATTCGTTTGTGTGCGGATGTGTGTGTGTGTACCTGtaaggattgttgccatcttcAGGAATATTGCACTCTGTAGTTTCACTGCCACTACGAGAACCATAAGAATGGCACCGAACATTCAGACCTTGTTGGAGTAGGTAACCATTGGACTTCGCATTCGTTTTCCAATGCCTATCGTTTGGAAAGGACCTGATGATATGATATCCGTTCATCCACTTCCTTACCTCTACCTCTTGTGGTAAACAATTCGATGCTACGCAGCGTAGTGCTTTCAGCTTACACGTCATTCTGTGTTTATCATTATAGCACACCCCACTAGATGCTATGGTACCAGATATTTGGCTAGCCATATGTGTTGAATCTGTACGTGTACTACAGATTATGAACCTTTGGCCTGACAAAATCCCTATGCCTTCATTTAGCAGATTTTCAGCCAATTTGAAACTGATATTTCAGTACCtgatgtcaaagacgggcattagtTTCACGTCAAAACAAATGAATACACATAGACCAAGAGTCTACTTTGCAGTGCACAAACTTATGTCTACATAATACAGGTACAGATGATCATTTCTAGACAAAATGTAAAAAAAAACAGTTAATAAATGCATCAAAGGTGGCACATGGGGGATAATATAGGTGGTCGTTTTGAACTGGggttagttcaaaactgcgacacttttTATGGAAAGGAGGTAGTATATACTTGGTAGTTTCTTATTCTAATAACTGACGTGCATAGTATTGTCGGGATTACAGCTACACACGGAATGAAGTTGTACGCTTTGTGACACCATGAGAAAATATTTCTAGTTTAACATTTTTCTTTTGAGCCGCTAGTTTAACATTGTTGGGAGTGAACACATAGTGTGTGATTCACAAAGCAGACCCCAAAAACAACACTGGCCTCTCACAAATACAGTCTCACTCGAGAAACTGGCACACAAATCACACACGCTACCTGCAACACAGCACGCTCGGCAGTACGAACGACTATCATGGCATGCAGATGCAGGATCCATTGCTGTCTATGCCTAGCAAAGGAAACCACACAAAGGAAGTAGCGATGAGAAGGACAGCGCCTGCACTTACTGTTTCATGCGAAGGAGTTTGGAGACCGGGGAAGGACGACAGGGAGGAGCAAGAGGGGAGGGAGATCAAGCGCGATAGTACAGGGAGCAAGGTAGGGGACGCTAAGGACGAACGAGTGTGGGAGGAGAATCCGGAGGCGCGGGGAGGCCACACATGTTAGGTGGCGAAGTGGTATGGCAGCCACCAGTTGTACCTGCGGCGGGAGGGAAGCCAACGGGCTGGGACCGCGTTACTATGATCCGATATTCTGTGGCCACGATTTCATTGCCCGGGACAACAGCTTGACGGTTAGGGCATCTCCCAACGCCGACCCCTAACAGCATCTTCACTGTTCGGCGCCTCCACGGAGTGAAATAGTGCCTCTTGGATGTGAGCCGGCGTTATTTTCATCGTGGGGGTGGTTGGATTCCCATCCGACGCCTCAAGTTGGCCCCCAGACACCCTTTTTAAAAATATAGTTCGGCTAAAATTTGAAGAATTTGGATGAAATTAGGACGAAATTCATTCATATTTGTACATAATTTAAAAGACATAATTTTAAAAAACATGATTTAAACCCTAAAACTACGCGCTCGCCACTCCGAGCCTTCTACATGCTGAGAAGCTTCTAGAAGTtggtgtagtcgccgccgtcgccgccccgcacgCTGTTGTCCGTCCTTGTTGCAGCCTTGCCCTGGGTCGCCGTGGCGGACGGGGTTGGACGGTCCCGGcgcctcctcgtcgctgtcgaCCTGTCGTCGAGGATGACGACGCCACCCTCCTCGCGGCCACGTGCCGAACGTCGATCTCCTCGCGGACGTGGTCGTTCCACGCCCACTTCAGGCAGGTTTTCTCCTTGGCGGCCATGGCGAGGTGCTCCTACTTGACGACAGGTGGCGTCGCGGGCTCCTTCTTCGGCCTGACCAGGCAAAGGTGGCCGCAGGGAGGGGAAGGCCAGCGGCGGCGGCCCTCTTTTATGACAAAGTTGCTGCTGCGTCGGCGCACCTGCATCTCTTGGGGCTCGGCCTTGAGGGCGGCGAGCGGCGTCCGTTCGTCAGAGGAGAGCGGCGTTCGTGCGCCGGAGGAGTGGGAGTGGGAGCTGGAGGAAGACGACGACACGGTCGCCATGCGCCTCGGCAGCCACGAGCTGCCGCTCCAGCGTGAGAAGGACAGCGCCAGTACTTCATTCCCGGCGAGTTGTCGCCCTCAATGTGCTCGAGGACGGCTTGAAGGGTGCGCTCGGGGACTCCCCACCGCTGTCGGCGGCCGTCAGAGTTGTGCCGCCCCCGTGGTGCCAGGGCGCCGTTCGTCGACAAGAGCCGCTCCTCGTGGCGGCACTCGAAGTACGCCGTCCAGAGGTTGTTATCAAGGTGTACCTTGCCTGTTGCATCGCTTCCTCCGGCAATGCCGACCGGACGCGCGCGATCTCGGTGCGGCGGTCTGTGCCGGTGGGCGGNNNNNNNNNNNNNNNNNNNNNNNNNNNNNNNNNNNNNNNNNNNNNNNNNNNNNNNNNNNNNNNNNNNNNNNNNNNNNNNNNNNNNNNNNNNNNNNNNNNNNNNNNNNNNNNNNNNNNNNNNNNNNNNNNNNNNNNNNNNNNNNNNNNNNNNNNNNNNNNNNNNNNNNNNNNNNNNNNNNNNNNNNNNNNNNNNNNNNNNNNNNNNNNNNNNNNNNNNNNNNNNNNNNNNNNNNNNNNNNNNNNNNNNNNNNNNNNNNNNNNNNNNNNNNNNNNNNNNNNNNNNNNNNNNNNNNNNNNNNNNNNNNNNNNNNNNNNNNNNNNNNNNNNNNNNNNNNNNNNNNNNNNNNNNNNNNNNNNNNNNNNNNNACGAGCCCGACACACACATGTCGGGCGGTGCCGGGTAGTCCGCCTCATGGAGGAGGCGCGCCTCCCACTCGTGGAGATGGCGACGgctgaagccgttggccgccgctccgTTGACGGGGAAACGCTCGGCCATCGGTCGCTGGAAACGGGGGAGAGAGAGGGCTCAGCGGCGGAGGAGATAGGGGCGAAGAAGAGAGGAGCGTCGTCGGCGGGGGATAGAGGGAGGCTGTGGGCGAGGCAAGTGCCACCGGCAAGGGGGGTTTATAGCGGCGAGTGGGCGGTGGGCGGACGGCAGCGTGTGGACGCGTGGCGGGGAGGGGCGGGACGCGCAGCGGCACgctttcactgcgccgcccgtgaggaatcagtggaaggctgaccggcggcaggctTCGCATTGATTCCCGTGAGAACCGAGGCAATGAGGACGACGAACATTCCCTGCGTCACCGGTCGCTGATTCAGTGGGTTCACTGGTTTTAGTGCCAAAATCTTTTCCCCGGCGACCCCGGGCGTCCCCCAGCGCACCGGGTTCAGCCTGAGTCCGCCGACGCCAATTTCGACCCTAACCAGCAAAATTTGGGCTACTGATGgcgtgactgggccgatttttttcaAGCCGGCGCTAAAAAGGGGACTGGGGGCCTATTGGGGgtgcgagtggagatgctctaaggcctCATTTGGTTGCCCAGGGAAACATGCCTAGGGTAGCAAAACCGGAAGCACCTATTcggccgaaatcactaattaaggagtactcgatGCAAAGAACACTTCACTTTCCCAGGTCGcgccaagtggcgcacatgcagtgcGCCACtttgtcgcaacctgagagttttcccttttttcatagattcgtttattcaaaacgttttatctcttaaaccgtgcgtccaaatctcgaaccgttttcaccattggatttctcgcgtcgatatcttcgaaactagatcccgtgttgataggttttgacgaactttttttgacgaaaaaaaccggacgaaaaaaaccggacgaaaaaaccgaaccgggagcacgtttttttccctttccgaaagaggcacgcccgtgcctctcgcgaaatcacaaccgtgcctctcgtggaagcaaaaccgtgactctcgtggaaggaaaaaaacaaaaaacgcgttttttccgttttcgagaggcacggccgtgactctcgcgaaagcacaaccgtgcgtctcgcggaagcaaaaccgtgactctcgtgaaagaaaaaaaagcagaaaacacgtatttttttcctttccgagaggcacggccgtgactttcgcgtaagcacaaccatgcctctcgcggaagcaaaaccgtgactctcacgaaagaaaaaaaaacagaaaacacgttttgtttttctctttctgagaggcacggccgtgactctcgcaaaagcacaaccgtgcctctcgcgaaagaaaaaccgtgactctcgcaaaagaaaaaaaaatagaaaacacgtttttttcgtttccgaaaggcacggccgtgactctcgataAAGcagaaccgtgcctctcgcggaagaaaaaccgtaACTTTTGCGAAAGGAAAAATAATACGTTTTTTCGCGCaatttttttttcgaattttttttgatcgaaaagctaaaAAAGACCGGGGGAAAACCAAAACGTTGAAAAAAACCAggaaaaaaccatttaaaaagccgaaaacgcgtgtagaaaaataaaaaaatctgaagggagcgtccagagcgcgacacatgGCGAATGACTGAGAGCGCACCaaatggcgctgatcgttgcgaggctcccgaaggagcgcttgttaactagttgctcccctaTTCGGCGCCTTAAGACATCTAAAAACGTGGCTCTCTGTGAATCGAACTCGCGACCTCACGCTCGACTTCGAGTTTGGCGAACCGGTACACATAAAAGATGCTAGCAATTCACTTCAGCACGAATTGATTTAAGAACCAATGTAGCAGCGCTACTTCGCTTAGATTTTGACTTATTTGAAAACATTAATGAAAAATGTGAATGTATGAAaaatgtgaacaaatttggaaaattGACGAACATGCATAAAAAGTTGGTCAATGTAAAAAGGGTTCATGTATTCAAataagttcatgaattcaaaaataaaagttcatgaAATGGAAAACAAAAGTGCACTAATTTTTAATAAACAGTTCACAACAATGAAAAATGACcatgagtttgaaaaaagttcatcgagtttggaaaaaagttcactgaatttgcaaaaagttcatcaaatttaaaaacaGTTCATCAACTTTTGAAGAAAGCTCAATGTATTtaaaaaatagttcatcgaatttggaaaaaagttcactgaatttgcaaaaagttcatcaaatttaaaaaacaGTTCATGAACTTTTCAAAAGAGTCCATTGAATTTTAAAAGGAGTTCGTCGAATTTGAAAATGTTCACTGAATTtgcaaaaagttcatcgattttgaaaaaaagttcatcgaatttagaAAGAGTTTAtcatatttgaaaaaagttcatcgaatttgaaaaaaagtttatcAATTTAGAAAAAAAGGTTCACGAAATTTAGAAACGCGCGCATTaaataaaaaaagaataagaaaatggaaaaaaaataagaaaatggaAAAGGATAAAGGGAAAAAAATGAACTTAAGGAAGTAGTGAAAAAGAGAACAACCGTTCAACCAGTGTAGCGTAGCGTGGTGGTTGGAACAAAGTGCTCGCAGCGAATACTACACGGGCTGACCTAGAGCAGGGCGCTGCAGGCGCCTATTTGCAAAATGCACGTTAACGAGCCCCTACAGCGCAAATAGGATTCGCTAGCAAACCCCATTGGAGGATtttgagaggggggggggggggtcttgtTCTCCCATGGGGAAATCTCCCCCAAGTCCACGGTACCAAATGGCAACAGGTGGAAGGGGCAAAATCCCTAGAAGACAACAAACGCAAAAATGAAGAATTATATATGATAAATTCAGAAACGGTCAGAAAAATACCATGAATGATTACAAAAAAGAACACAAAAATACTCAAGACATTACATATAATTATAGAGATAAAAAATCAAGGAATTTGCAAATGTATAAATAATCACTAATTTAGAATATCATCTTGGGGCACTCATAAGAATATAGTCAGAACTAAAGATGATTACATAACATCGAGAGAGGCAACATTTCTTAGGTACTCTTATACAAAACAAGAAATCAAGTGTCACTCCTCTCGTGTTGCGTGGCAAACTGGCGATCCAAATGGAACTGCGACCTTCGTGACCTAGAGCTGTAAGAATGTAGCTGACGTCCAACAAAAATTATGTCGTAGGCTTGTAGCCAAGTCTCAGAAGTCTAGCCCCCTTGATTCACACAAATGAAAGGATCATAAGCTGGGAAAGAGAAGCATATCAGAAATGTATTAACAGATTCTAATATGACATGACAACACCATGTTAACAGGCACAAACTAATTCAGTGAACAAAAAATATAGTGCAATCGCGTTGGCACCGCAGCTTCAATCTTTAATGTGCAAAATTACTGCAAGAGATAGATGATAATTTGGGCGTTTCAAGAAAAACAGGAAACATGAAATACACAAATAATTAGGAAAATTACGTACAATTCAACTCACCTCAACACTTACACGATTCTGTCGCGGGAtatccgcggccacctatgggaccgggtggccccttgctggttcggcaggggggcgtCGCgtggcacaaagagcagaccagcgcatGGCAGCAtggcagagagcacacaagcaatttacccaggttcgggtcgccgcgaggcgtaaaacgctactcctgctttgatggattgatggtggaatggaggtggtgaaacgtagtacacttgcccggcatggGTTGCCTTAGGGCAGCAGCGACTAGGCGCGTACGGGGGTGTGGGTTCATCAACTTTCCAACCCTTTTCTACGGTTGTCATGGCCTCCTTTTATTGATCAAGGGGTCATcataatggcaaagtagtcattatgcactgatatgatagcaaacagtgctatcgtacctaactctgtgggctgacaaggcgtattaaatgcaccgcttagtgtcacatcactggttgcccTGCCAGCTCTGCGCCTAttctcttgacacgtcgcaggacgggtgccATCTGTGGGTTTTtttgtaggaaatggctgccatgtggcgaatggatggcacttaatcatcttgcggcttgacaccgcactgatggaCGACGTGGGGCGTGCTGGAGTGGTCGGTGAGGCGCTTTTGCCTCCGCGAGCCCCGGCAGGGCCCTGCCGAGGTGTCTTGGTCGTCTGCTTTTgggggtggccttgccccttgccgggctcgcctgtccggcaagggaggcccttctcttggcgGTATCTTGCTTCTCTGGATTGGCCTTAGTCTctctgagctgcatgttggttcttcaaatctcttggtttcTCGTACTCTGGTCTGGTCTTGGCTTGTCCgtgcacgagtcaggggaaaaTGCATACCCTGTATATTTTCCCCGACATAAGCCCCCAGGCCTGATCCGTACGTGTCGTGTGGCACGTTGGGTTATGCCCCAAACAGTGTGCGGACACGTGGCAGGAGAGGGCTGTGCGTGCCGTTTCGCCATGGTGACCAATCAATCCAACGTCCGCTTTGCGCAATTACTGCGCGACATGGGGTCGTGGCACTGTTGCAGTTATGGTAAAATGGTAACTTTCTGAAGCGTCACGCCTCTGCCCCGCTTTTCCCCCTTAAGAGCATGGAAAATCAGAGTAGTACGATTCATCTGTCTCTTGCTCTgctccttcatcttcttcctccacaAGCCAAGCGATAGTTCCTCATCTCGttcttccctccgccgccgccctctccaTAGAATCCCCCACCTCTGCGTCGCCACAAGAATGGGGAAGAAACTCACGAAGAAGAAAAAGTTGGCGGCCGTGGCAAAGGAGGCCGCCGCCGAGGGGAGTAAGAGGTCGGCGAAGCTGAACAAGAAGCGGAGCGAGGATGTCATCTTTGTCCCGTCCTCCTTGAGCAGCCCCGTTCTTCAGGCGAAGTACGGGTATCTGTGGGGGAGGCCCGTCGAGAAAGGTCATGGGGTGCCCGTAGTTTACGAGGCGGGTGAGGTGGACCCCCCTGATTCCTATCAGTTCTTTGCTGCTTACTTCATCTGCGGTCTGTgccctcccttttctgagttctttgAAGCAATCATGAATATCTATGGATTCCACCTCCTCGATTTCACGCCAAATGCAATGGTGACCATGGCTATCTTCGCGCATTTGTGTGAGAATTTCGTCAGAGTGAAGCCCAATGTGGATCTATTCCGGCATTACTTCATCCTGCGGGTGGAGAGCAAAGTCAACCGCTCCGGAATCATCAGCTGGATGCCGCGCTCACCAAGGAAGACATGGGATTACCTCCCTGGGTACCAGCGCGAGAGATGGGATGAATGGTGAGGGGACTGGTGTTGGATCCAGGACAAGGAAGCCCCCGAGTTCTTCGAAGCGCGACAGGAGTGTGTCGATGCATGGCAAGGATTGGAGCGCCAAGGGCCTTACCAAGGATAGGTTGCGCCTGGCAATCAACATGATCACCCGTCTGACGGCTGTCGGGTTAACCATTGAGCATGTGGGAGCAGATTTTCTTCTCCGCCACATCTCACCGCTGCAAGAAAGGGACAGACCTGCGTGGCTGTATGGAGATGCGGCACACATGATGAGCTTGCTGTTGGGGCTGGCCAACAACATGTCAGTTTATGGCCATGGCTGGTTGTGTGACCAACTGTTTCACCGCTTTGAGTTGTTCAAGCTTCCGGCAACCATCATCCCCTTGAACATCGACTCTGCGCGGGACCAGATAGTAAAATGGATGCTGGATTGCAATACTGAAGGGGTATCGGGCTCTTGGAAGCTCCCCACTCTTGATGAAGAGCTCCAGTGGTCGAGTGCCCTGGTGGAGAGGGCCACTAGGACTAAGGGTGTGATGCATAAGCGCACCTCTACTACGGAGGTGGCGTTTCTAAATAGGGTTGAGGAGGACAAGGTTGCTCGCCTCGCGGAGATGGAGAAGGCCACGAAGGCCGGGAAGGGCAAAGGGAAGGCTAGGAATGGAAGCTCGTCCCAGGGCGGCAGCGAAGCGCGAGCCGCGGAAGGACCTGCCAGGGAAGAGCTTGCTGAGGTTGACTTTGTCGGGCCGAACGCCCTAGCCATGGCAGCAACGGAGCtccaggagggagaggaggaggagagggaggaggacgcGGCAGCGGTCCCTGA from Triticum dicoccoides isolate Atlit2015 ecotype Zavitan chromosome 6A, WEW_v2.0, whole genome shotgun sequence encodes:
- the LOC119316700 gene encoding senescence-associated protein OSA15, chloroplastic-like isoform X3 translates to MASQISGTIASSGVCYNDKHRMTCKLKALRCVASNCLPQEVEVRKWMNGYHIIRSFPNDRHWKTNAKSNGYLLQQGLNVRCHSYGSRSGSETTECNIPEDGNNPYRDFDEQTRGMSHFSDSQVAAQEKTLYSTQGLSKACQFVYNDAKFVNERAQSDILLLSRGITRLNKRASKDVAVLGLGFLKLDDCLKARARKDTRKIDNSVKERAAHLTNFARILKERAHSDLKKAADQHWSDGALEADLRRADMVVRRRAMEDAFMALKFVRDIHDMMATKLQYQWFISHANLTRFITLEKNGKILKLFPREVSTDQIAAIEDAYLNMASALSEADGIDYTNPEELELLVAALIDLDAMDGKKSVSLIVECSSSPDVNTSWPSMQGALPMHRILCRCSRQSFALLSASLA
- the LOC119316700 gene encoding senescence-associated protein OSA15, chloroplastic-like isoform X1, with the protein product MASQISGTIASSGVCYNDKHRMTCKLKALRCVASNCLPQEVEVRKWMNGYHIIRSFPNDRHWKTNAKSNGYLLQQGLNVRCHSYGSRSGSETTECNIPEDGNNPYRDFDEQTRGMSHFSDSQVAAQEKTLYSTQGLSKACQFVYNDAKFVNERAQSDILLLSRGITRLNKRASKDVAVLGLGFLKLDDCLKARARKDTRKIDNSVKERAAHLTNFARILKERAHSDLKKAADQHWSDGALEADLRRADMVVRRRAMEDAFMALKFVRDIHDMMATKLQYQWFISHANLTRFITLEKNGKILKLFPREVSTDQIAAIEDAYLNMASALSEADGIDYTNPEELELLVAALIDLDAMDGKKSVSLIVECSSSPDVNTRKALANALAAAPSMWTLGNAGMGALQRLAQDSNPAVASSAARAIGELRKQWELEEGDSLRFVMNQNLISEETDSES
- the LOC119316700 gene encoding senescence-associated protein OSA15, chloroplastic-like isoform X2; amino-acid sequence: MASQISGTIASSGVCYNDKHRMTCKLKALRCVASNCLPQEVEVRKWMNGYHIIRSFPNDRHWKTNAKSNGYLLQQGLNVRCHSYGSRSGSETTECNIPEDGNNPYRDFDEQTRGMSHFSDSQVAAQEKTLYSTQGLSKACQFVYNDAKFVNERAQSDILLLSRGITRLNKRASKDVAVLGLGFLKLDARARKDTRKIDNSVKERAAHLTNFARILKERAHSDLKKAADQHWSDGALEADLRRADMVVRRRAMEDAFMALKFVRDIHDMMATKLQYQFITLEKNGKILKLFPREVSTDQIAAIEDAYLNMASALSEADGIDYTNPEELELLVAALIDLDAMDGKKSVSLIVECSSSPDVNTRKALANALAAAPSMWTLGNAGMGALQRLAQDSNPAVASSAARAIGELRKQWELEEGDSLRFVMNQNLISEETDSES